A single window of Martelella sp. NC20 DNA harbors:
- a CDS encoding metallophosphoesterase family protein yields MTSFRFIHAADLHLGSPLSGLALKDRQIAERFAAAGRDAFTALIDCAIEQAVDFMVIAGDVYDGAWRDNSVGLFFNREIARLSRAAIPVYFLRGNHDAESIVTRTIAMPDGVHEFSTRHPETFIIEGLKVALHGQGFADRVAGDNLALAYPPAVAGHFNIGVLHTSLSGRPPHAVYAPCTPADLASRGYDYWALGHVHAFEEVSADPLTLYPGNLQGRNIRETGDKGAVLVTVEDGAPRYQRIILDRARFEAVSVTIEPGMRESDILQAVEAALAALSEAADARPVALRLTLAGAHGNAHRMIAAHGEWHDDLQAACQRVHADLWLEKLVLALAAPEASPRLARENDLDIEAMIDALVGDEAIRTEIEGLIDEIAVKLPGGVNAKDEAFSTSRTDLLADARAILAARLEG; encoded by the coding sequence TTGACCAGCTTCCGTTTCATCCATGCCGCCGACCTGCACCTTGGAAGTCCCCTTTCAGGGTTGGCGCTGAAGGACCGGCAGATTGCCGAGCGCTTTGCCGCCGCCGGCCGCGACGCCTTCACGGCGCTGATCGATTGCGCGATCGAGCAGGCTGTCGATTTCATGGTGATTGCCGGCGACGTCTATGACGGCGCATGGCGCGACAACAGCGTCGGCCTGTTCTTCAACCGCGAGATCGCCCGGCTTTCGCGCGCCGCGATCCCGGTCTATTTCCTGCGCGGCAACCATGATGCCGAAAGCATCGTCACCCGCACGATCGCGATGCCGGACGGCGTTCACGAATTTTCGACGCGGCATCCCGAGACGTTCATCATCGAGGGGCTGAAAGTGGCGCTGCACGGCCAGGGCTTCGCCGATCGCGTGGCCGGCGATAACCTGGCGCTTGCCTATCCGCCGGCGGTCGCCGGCCATTTCAACATCGGCGTGCTGCACACATCGCTTTCGGGGCGGCCGCCGCATGCCGTCTATGCGCCGTGCACCCCGGCAGATCTCGCCTCGCGCGGCTATGATTACTGGGCGCTCGGCCATGTCCATGCCTTCGAGGAGGTCTCCGCCGATCCGCTGACGCTCTATCCCGGCAATCTCCAGGGCCGCAATATCCGCGAGACCGGTGACAAGGGCGCTGTCCTTGTGACGGTCGAGGACGGCGCGCCCCGCTATCAGCGCATCATCCTCGACCGCGCCCGTTTCGAGGCCGTTTCCGTCACGATTGAGCCCGGCATGCGCGAAAGCGATATCCTGCAGGCGGTGGAGGCAGCACTTGCCGCACTTTCGGAGGCGGCGGATGCGCGGCCGGTGGCGTTGCGGCTCACGCTTGCCGGCGCCCATGGTAATGCCCACCGGATGATTGCCGCGCATGGCGAGTGGCACGACGACCTCCAGGCCGCCTGCCAGCGGGTTCACGCCGATCTGTGGCTGGAAAAACTGGTGCTCGCGCTGGCCGCGCCCGAAGCCTCTCCCCGCCTTGCCCGGGAAAATGATCTCGACATCGAGGCCATGATCGATGCTCTCGTCGGTGATGAGGCGATCCGGACCGAAATCGAGGGGCTGATCGACGAAATCGCGGTGAAGCTTCCCGGCGGCGTCAATGCAAAGGACGAGGCGTTCTCAACATCGCGCACGGATCTGCTGGCGGATGCCCGCGCCATTCTTGCCGCCCGGCTCGAGGGCTGA